A window from Bdellovibrionales bacterium encodes these proteins:
- a CDS encoding (2Fe-2S)-binding protein — MKVEFRLNGKEVSVDAPPMKRLLDVLRDELTNTGTKEGCGEGECGACSVMMNQVLVNSCLVPVAQCAGADILTVEGLGTQEDLHPIQQAFLECGGAQCGICTPGMLMASLELLNKNPNPSETQIREGLAGNLCRCTGYMKIFDSVKKASEVLK, encoded by the coding sequence ATGAAAGTTGAATTTAGATTAAACGGAAAAGAAGTCAGCGTGGATGCTCCGCCAATGAAACGTCTTTTAGATGTTCTTCGCGATGAGCTCACCAACACCGGTACCAAAGAAGGCTGTGGCGAAGGCGAATGCGGAGCTTGCTCCGTAATGATGAATCAGGTTCTCGTTAACAGCTGTCTCGTACCGGTGGCCCAATGTGCCGGCGCTGACATCCTGACAGTCGAAGGGCTTGGAACCCAAGAAGATCTGCACCCAATCCAACAAGCCTTTCTGGAATGCGGGGGCGCTCAGTGCGGGATCTGCACTCCTGGCATGCTGATGGCAAGCTTGGAGCTGCTGAACAAAAATCCAAATCCAAGCGAAACACAAATTCGCGAAGGTCTGGCCGGAAATCTCTGCCGCTGCACGGGTTATATGAAGATCTTTGATTCTGTGAAGAAAGCTTCGGAGGTTCTGAAATGA
- a CDS encoding xanthine dehydrogenase family protein subunit M — protein sequence MRAFVPEYEMKTPESLNETLQILARHPGEWKVFAGGTDLMVVFETGKLAHKKYLNINHIPELKELLVNEEDVLIGAGCTYRQIQDNPVIQKEFPMLVDAAKLTGAVAIQNRGTIGGNIANMSPAADTPPALLAYDADIILLSTKGYRVLSYKYFHQAYKQADLRPSEIIMAVRLKRNQGMTHDYYRKVGTRSAQAISKVCMAATASVNRHRKIEWIHIGYGSVGPIPLRAIRTEHFLFQKELTPELIKEARKQIMTEVTPIDDIRSDAVYRREVAGNLLVEFLESIKV from the coding sequence ATGAGAGCCTTCGTCCCAGAATATGAAATGAAGACGCCTGAAAGCTTGAATGAAACTCTGCAAATCCTGGCGCGCCATCCAGGCGAATGGAAAGTTTTTGCCGGCGGCACGGACCTGATGGTTGTATTTGAAACCGGCAAGCTTGCGCATAAAAAATATCTCAATATCAACCACATTCCGGAGCTGAAAGAGCTTTTGGTGAATGAAGAAGACGTGTTGATCGGCGCTGGTTGCACCTATCGTCAGATCCAAGACAATCCCGTGATTCAAAAAGAGTTCCCCATGCTCGTCGATGCAGCGAAGCTCACCGGGGCTGTGGCTATTCAGAATCGCGGCACCATCGGTGGTAATATCGCCAATATGAGCCCGGCGGCTGATACTCCACCGGCATTGTTGGCGTACGATGCGGATATCATTCTGCTCTCGACAAAGGGCTACCGCGTTTTGTCTTACAAGTATTTCCACCAGGCTTACAAACAAGCCGACCTTCGCCCGAGTGAAATCATCATGGCGGTTCGCTTAAAGCGCAACCAAGGCATGACTCACGATTATTACCGCAAAGTTGGAACCCGCAGCGCCCAGGCAATTTCCAAGGTCTGTATGGCGGCAACCGCTTCTGTAAACCGTCATCGTAAAATCGAGTGGATTCATATTGGCTATGGCAGCGTCGGACCAATTCCTTTGCGCGCCATCAGAACTGAGCACTTCCTTTTCCAGAAAGAGCTGACACCGGAGCTGATCAAAGAGGCCCGCAAACAGATTATGACGGAAGTGACTCCGATCGACGATATTCGCTCAGACGCTGTTTATCGACGCGAAGTTGCAGGCAACTTGCTCGTCGAGTTTTTAGAGAGTATTAAAGTCTAA
- the xdhC gene encoding xanthine dehydrogenase accessory protein XdhC yields MSWDWISALQELKQQAVPAALVTIIKAKGSTPRDIGTKILVTDKEFFGTIGGGQLEELVIEKAREILKTHQAPERVPFPLCIKANQCCGGFVEVFIETINTGPQLLIFGAGHVSQAIAKTLEGTPFQIHMIDPREEWLEKAGTSVSKHKDSGLEFIEKHAHWNPERTYAVVMTYDHDLDQDLIEQLSKKDMKYLGLIGSKTKWQRFQKRLIEKSHPAELLNRVRCPIGLPIGGKSPQEVAISFAAEIVQIQNEVLKNSAASEKSHHISQEDSWLEELG; encoded by the coding sequence ATGTCATGGGATTGGATTTCAGCGCTTCAAGAATTAAAACAACAGGCCGTTCCCGCGGCCCTTGTCACGATTATTAAAGCCAAGGGATCCACTCCCCGCGATATCGGCACGAAAATTCTTGTCACCGATAAAGAGTTCTTCGGCACCATCGGCGGTGGCCAACTTGAGGAACTCGTCATTGAAAAAGCCCGCGAAATTTTGAAAACTCACCAGGCTCCGGAGCGCGTGCCGTTTCCTCTGTGTATTAAAGCCAACCAGTGCTGCGGGGGTTTTGTGGAGGTCTTTATCGAAACCATCAATACCGGGCCGCAATTACTGATTTTCGGCGCAGGCCATGTCAGCCAGGCCATTGCAAAGACTCTGGAAGGCACTCCGTTTCAGATCCACATGATCGACCCGCGCGAAGAGTGGCTGGAAAAAGCTGGGACTTCTGTCAGTAAGCATAAAGACAGCGGGCTTGAGTTTATTGAAAAGCACGCTCACTGGAACCCTGAAAGAACCTACGCCGTCGTGATGACTTACGATCACGATCTTGATCAAGATCTCATCGAGCAGCTTTCAAAGAAAGATATGAAGTACTTGGGGCTCATTGGTAGCAAGACGAAGTGGCAACGCTTTCAAAAGCGCCTCATTGAGAAATCCCATCCTGCAGAACTCCTCAACCGCGTTCGTTGCCCGATTGGCCTGCCTATTGGCGGCAAGTCTCCTCAGGAAGTGGCTATCAGCTTTGCGGCGGAAATTGTGCAAATACAAAATGAAGTTTTGAAAAACTCCGCAGCTTCCGAAAAATCCCATCACATTTCTCAAGAAGACTCCTGGCTGGAGGAGCTGGGATGA
- a CDS encoding nucleotidyltransferase family protein, with product MNFILLAAGHGKRMGGNKALMEYQGQPWILTQLKQITDVGFQSITIVTNAESEAALEKLVENHSPAVIVLTNPRPELGPFSSLQLAIAATPEDASFVSPVDVPLKATTLKKLRQAWLQHGHLDALIPSHQDRKGHPVILSVSLQRELLKLSPENPEARLDFILKALPENKKRIFNVEDPFIQLNLNTPEDLAALAR from the coding sequence ATGAATTTTATTCTGCTCGCGGCAGGACATGGGAAAAGAATGGGCGGCAATAAAGCTTTGATGGAATATCAAGGTCAGCCCTGGATCTTAACTCAGCTGAAGCAGATCACCGACGTCGGCTTTCAAAGTATCACCATCGTTACCAATGCCGAGTCAGAAGCTGCTCTGGAAAAACTGGTGGAAAACCATTCACCGGCAGTTATTGTGCTGACAAATCCTCGCCCAGAACTAGGACCTTTTTCATCATTGCAGCTCGCTATTGCCGCGACTCCGGAAGATGCAAGCTTCGTGAGTCCCGTCGATGTTCCCTTAAAAGCGACAACGCTGAAGAAACTCCGCCAAGCATGGCTTCAACATGGGCACCTCGATGCTCTGATTCCTTCGCATCAAGATCGTAAAGGCCATCCAGTCATTCTTTCTGTGTCTTTGCAACGCGAGTTACTGAAGCTCTCACCTGAGAATCCCGAAGCACGTCTTGATTTTATCCTCAAGGCCCTACCGGAAAATAAGAAAAGGATCTTCAATGTCGAAGATCCTTTCATACAACTTAATTTAAATACTCCTGAAGATTTAGCAGCCTTGGCTCGGTGA
- a CDS encoding matrixin family metalloprotease, translating to MELRKKSYLTCMAVGTATLLLAFNNCSSRDAGNAVQNSADLASSGCKVDPDVLVAQVKDGDYHVQVLVPESEATNFSEKLYLNNQGDPAKAPRWKTNVINWYYNPTGAPASMASTALDTIKSSMAYWTSVCNINFNYMGETTKGATPSTGDSTNVVAWGDANGATGITYSYFRGNTTPSTISESDVNFNIAQVRDATTLRAVANHELGHMLGLAHSDVSASIMYANPYHDVQYLLMLRADDVAGCVDLYGAAGTAPTPTPTPTATPTPTPRPSATPTATPRVTPTPATTVPSSPSQGC from the coding sequence GTGGAGTTACGAAAGAAGTCGTATCTGACTTGCATGGCAGTCGGGACTGCGACACTTCTCTTAGCATTCAATAACTGTTCTTCGCGTGATGCTGGCAATGCGGTTCAAAACTCCGCTGATTTAGCTTCTTCAGGCTGCAAAGTCGATCCAGATGTGCTCGTCGCCCAAGTCAAAGATGGCGACTACCACGTTCAGGTTTTGGTTCCAGAAAGTGAAGCAACGAACTTCAGCGAAAAACTCTATCTCAACAATCAAGGCGATCCGGCAAAAGCTCCGCGCTGGAAAACCAACGTGATCAACTGGTACTACAATCCAACGGGCGCTCCTGCGAGCATGGCCTCTACCGCACTTGATACGATCAAATCCAGTATGGCCTATTGGACCAGCGTTTGTAATATCAATTTCAACTATATGGGTGAAACGACGAAGGGGGCCACGCCATCTACGGGTGACAGTACGAACGTTGTCGCTTGGGGTGATGCAAACGGTGCAACAGGCATCACTTACAGTTACTTCAGAGGGAATACGACACCTTCAACAATCAGCGAGTCCGATGTGAATTTCAATATTGCTCAGGTTCGTGATGCAACGACGTTGCGTGCGGTTGCGAATCATGAATTAGGTCATATGTTGGGTCTTGCTCACTCTGATGTGAGCGCTTCTATCATGTATGCGAACCCTTATCACGACGTTCAGTATTTGCTGATGCTCAGAGCTGACGACGTAGCGGGTTGTGTCGATTTGTATGGAGCGGCAGGCACGGCACCAACTCCGACGCCAACTCCAACGGCGACGCCAACACCGACGCCGCGCCCATCGGCAACACCGACGGCGACTCCGCGTGTGACTCCGACTCCGGCGACGACCGTGCCATCATCACCGAGCCAAGGCTGCTAA